In Phormidium ambiguum IAM M-71, a single genomic region encodes these proteins:
- a CDS encoding carbonic anhydrase: protein MSRINGFLGRRNVLKLAGIGSAGLAVSTAAGGFLWGAQETVAPKVAEAETKPQPVSPDEALQRILEGNKRFVAERRQNLQSRSRLQETATAQFPFAAILSCADSRVPAEIVMDQGLGDLFVVRVAGNVASESCIGSLEFSAAVLGTQLLVVIGHERCGAVAAAVKGDPLPGRIGIFVEEVKPAVRLVQGRPGDPVENAVVANVKYQVNTLKEGSSILSSLIAEGKLKVVGCRYDLDTGELTVVA, encoded by the coding sequence ATGAGTCGCATTAATGGTTTTCTTGGTCGTCGTAATGTTTTAAAACTAGCGGGAATTGGGAGTGCTGGTTTAGCAGTTAGTACCGCTGCTGGAGGATTTCTTTGGGGAGCGCAGGAAACAGTAGCGCCAAAGGTAGCAGAGGCAGAAACGAAACCTCAACCTGTTTCTCCTGACGAAGCATTGCAAAGAATTTTAGAAGGAAACAAAAGATTTGTTGCTGAAAGGCGGCAAAATTTGCAATCTCGCTCGCGTTTACAAGAAACTGCTACTGCACAGTTTCCTTTTGCTGCTATTCTCAGTTGCGCTGATTCCAGAGTACCCGCAGAAATTGTTATGGATCAGGGACTTGGGGATTTATTTGTAGTTCGGGTGGCGGGAAATGTGGCCAGTGAAAGTTGTATTGGTAGCTTAGAATTTTCCGCAGCAGTCTTAGGAACTCAACTACTTGTAGTAATAGGACATGAGAGATGTGGTGCAGTAGCAGCAGCAGTTAAAGGCGATCCACTGCCAGGAAGAATAGGAATCTTTGTGGAGGAAGTTAAACCAGCTGTGCGATTGGTACAAGGAAGACCAGGCGATCCTGTAGAAAATGCAGTTGTTGCCAACGTGAAATATCAGGTAAATACATTAAAGGAAGGTTCATCAATTTTGTCTAGTTTAATTGCGGAAGGCAAGTTAAAAGTTGTTGGCTGTCGTTATGATTTGGATACAGGAGAATTAACAGTTGTTGCTTAG